Below is a window of Methanocaldococcus jannaschii DSM 2661 DNA.
AACTGCAACTGTCTTAATTCCCAACTCCCAACATGCTCTTATAATTCTAATCGCTATCTCCCCTCTATTTGCAATTAAAACTTTGTTAAACATGATTTTTCACCTCTATCCAAAGAAGATATCTAAAATATTCATTAAATTATCCTTACTCTTGACTATACTCTTATCATAAAATTCAGAATATCCGCATTTTTTGCATGTTATAACAATATATTCGTTATGTTGGATATCAAATATCTTTGATAATCCAGTTCCAGTCATTGCAACTTCTTTTTCAAAAAATTCTGTATTTCCACATTTTGGACATTTCCATCTTTTTTCCATAAATATCACCAAAATATCACAAAAAAAGAGAAGTTTATTTAATAATCATAATTACATCTCCAACATTCACAGCATCTCCTTCATCAATTAATATTCTCTCTACAGTTCCCTCAACTGGGCTTTCTATTGGATGCTCCATCTTCATAGCTTCTAATACAACAATAACATCCCCCTTCTTAACCTTATCTCCTTCTTTAACTTTAATCTTAGTTACCATTCCTCTAAATGGTGAAGTAACAGCTCCCTCCATCTCTGCAGTTATAACTTCTTTCTTTCTCTTCAATTCTGTTCCAATCTTTGGCTCTATCTTAACCTCAAACTTCTCTCCATCAACCTCTACAATATATTCAGTCGGAATCTCTAAAATCTTTCCTATATCCTTCTCTTTTGGTATTGGCTCAGCTTTCAACTCTCCTCTTAAGAACTTAACAGCTATCTGTGGATATAAAGCGTAGGTTAATATATCCTCTTCTTTCTTAACAATTCCCTTCTCTTCTGCCTCTTTCTTAACTTTCTCCCATTCTGGAGGTAATAAATCAGCTGGTCTGCAGGTAATTGGTTTCTCTCCCTCATCCAATACTCTCTTTAACAACTCTGGGTTAATTGGAGCTGGTGGCTTTCCATAAAAGCCCTTTACATAATTAACTACTTCGTTTGTTATAATCTTGTATCTCTCTTCAGTTAAAACGTTTAAAACAGCCTGAGTTCCAACAATTTGAGAGGTTGGTGTAACTAATGGAGGATATCCTAAATCCTTTCTTACTCTTGGAATCTCCTGTAGAACTTCTTCAAATTTATCCAAAGCTCCCTGCTCTTTAAGTTGTGAGACCAAGTTAGATAGCATTCCTCCAGGAACTTGATACACCAAAACCCTTGCATCGACAATTTGGGATATTGGAGAGAATAGCATTTTATATTTTTCTCTAACTTTCATGAAGTAATCTCTAATCTCATTTAAGAGCTTTAAATCTAAGCCAGTATCATATTTTGTTCCTTTTAACGCAACAACGATACTCTCTGTTGGTGGTTGGGATGTCCCCATGGCAAATGGTGAGATAGCACAATCTACCATGTCAGCTCCAGCTTCTATAACTTTTAGGTAAGTCATTGGAGCTAAACCACTTGTGCAATGGCTATGTACGTCAATAGGAAGTGATATCTCTTCTTTTAATCTTTTAACTAACTCATATCCTTCATAAGGGGTTAAAAGCCCAGCCATATCTTTTATGCAGATTGAATCACACCCCATCTCTTCTAATTTTTTTGCTAACTCCACATATTGGTCAATTGTATGAACTGGGCTTATAGTGTAACATATAGCCCCCTGAACTTCAGCCCCAACCTTTTTAGCTGTTTTTATTGCAGTTTCCATATTTCTTACATCGTTTAAAGCATCAAAAATCCTAAAAATATCAATTCCATTCTCATGGGCTTTTATAACAAACTTTTCAACGATATCATCTGGGTAGTGCCTATAACCAACTAAGTTCTGCCCTCTTAAGAGCATCTGTAATGGAGTGTTTTGAATCCTCTTTTTTAAAGCCCTCAACCTCTCCCATGGGTCTTCATTTAGATATCTTATACATGCATCAAATGTAGCTCCTCCCCAAACCTCCATAGAGTAGAATCCAACCTCATCCATCTTTTCCGCTATTGGTAGCATGTCTTCAGTTCTCATTCTTGTAGCTATCAATGACTGCTGAGCATCCCTAAAAGTAGTATCTACAATCTTAACCATAGCTATCCCTCACAAATATTTATTTTGATTTAAAAAAGGCACAGCCAAATAAAACGGCAATGCAGTTCCGTTATTTGGTTAGCCATAGTCTTATAATTTCAATCATAGTTACCCCTCATCAAAAATTGATTAAGAAAATTTAAGATTTAGGAGATAAAATTGAGTTTAAATTAATTAATACAAAAATCTCTATCCTTGTTTATAGCCGTAGTGTAGTATTGATTGAAATGATATATATGCTTTACTTAGGTTCTATTAAGTATGGAAATTCTCTGGAAATTTACCACTAATAATCTTTAATATATCTGTTCTTGTTATAATTCCAACGATTTTATTGTTATCATCGACTATAACCAATCTCCCCACATTATTTTTGTTCATAATTTTTAATGCATCATATATCTTTTCATCTTTATGTATTGTTATAACGTCTCTTCTCATAACCTCTTTGACCTTTTTATCAATATTATCTATATTCTCAGCAATATCATGTAGGCTTATTACACCAACCAATTTATCGTTATCAACAACTGGAGCTCCACTGATATATTTTTCAGCAAATAATTTGGCAGTTTCTCTTAAAGTGCAATTTGGATTTATTGTCCAAACCTCTTTAATCCCCACATCTCCAACTTTTATATTTGGGATACTTGAAACTCCTAAAACATCTATTAGCAAAATCCTATGAATATCATCCCTTCCAATAATTTTTCCATTAATAATAATTTTATTATGATAAGTAGGGCCGACTCTAATAATATCTCCAATGTTAAAGTGCTTTGTATCCCCCTCAATGTGTATCTTTGAAGAACAGCATTTTTCATGTGAAACAGTGTCAAACTCTATTTTTACAACCTTAACTCCCTCAACTTTCTTTCCATCTTTATATATAGGGACTATTATCTCCCCCTCATCTTCTAATCCCAAAGCTCTATAAGCTTTACTTGTTGGCACATATCCCCCTTTAGGTCCAGGAACACCATCAACTAAATCTAATGCCCTTAAAGCTTGCATTTGGTTTCTTATAGTTCCTGGATTCCTATTTAATCTTAAGGCAATTTCTGTTCCTTTGATTGGTCTATTTTTTTCTCTATATAGGTTTATAAGTTCTTGTAATATCTCTCTCTGCACAACCGTTAGTTCCATAAAAACCCCCTTATTAAAAATACTAATGATTATAAATTATAATAGATTATTGACATCCATGATAAATATTTATGGCAATAAAATAAATATATACTTATCGATTTAATTCAGAATTGAGTAAAATTACTTTGGTGCTAACTATGAATTACATAACCTCAAAAATAGCTAAGGAAATTTTAAATTCACAATCTGAGGAGATTTTTTTAAATTTGGATTTAAATAAGACAGAAAAGAAAGAAAAGATTTTGATAGATAGGGAAAAAAAGATTGCCAAATTTCCTGAAGGAGATGTTAGCTTTGACATTTTAAAGAAGATTGCCAAGGATGAGGGGCATATATACTTTATAAAAGATGGAGAAGTTTTTAAAGCTGCAATATCAAATAACGGCTATTATAAGTTAGTTCCAACAATTCCACCAACAATTGAGATAAATGGAATAAGAATGCATAGAACTAAAGAAGTTAATCCTTATGAAGATACACTAAATAAGATAAATGCCGTAAAAGTAAAGAAGGGAGAAAAAGTTTTAGATACCTGCATGGGTTTGGGTTATACAGCTATAGAGGCGTATAGAAGAGGAGCTGAAGTTATAACTATAGAAAAAAATCCAAATGTTTTAGAATTAGCTAAAATAAACCCTTATAGTGAAGAGCTGTTTAAAGGAGGCATTAAAATTA
It encodes the following:
- a CDS encoding zinc ribbon domain-containing protein, whose product is MEKRWKCPKCGNTEFFEKEVAMTGTGLSKIFDIQHNEYIVITCKKCGYSEFYDKSIVKSKDNLMNILDIFFG
- the oadA gene encoding sodium-extruding oxaloacetate decarboxylase subunit alpha translates to MVKIVDTTFRDAQQSLIATRMRTEDMLPIAEKMDEVGFYSMEVWGGATFDACIRYLNEDPWERLRALKKRIQNTPLQMLLRGQNLVGYRHYPDDIVEKFVIKAHENGIDIFRIFDALNDVRNMETAIKTAKKVGAEVQGAICYTISPVHTIDQYVELAKKLEEMGCDSICIKDMAGLLTPYEGYELVKRLKEEISLPIDVHSHCTSGLAPMTYLKVIEAGADMVDCAISPFAMGTSQPPTESIVVALKGTKYDTGLDLKLLNEIRDYFMKVREKYKMLFSPISQIVDARVLVYQVPGGMLSNLVSQLKEQGALDKFEEVLQEIPRVRKDLGYPPLVTPTSQIVGTQAVLNVLTEERYKIITNEVVNYVKGFYGKPPAPINPELLKRVLDEGEKPITCRPADLLPPEWEKVKKEAEEKGIVKKEEDILTYALYPQIAVKFLRGELKAEPIPKEKDIGKILEIPTEYIVEVDGEKFEVKIEPKIGTELKRKKEVITAEMEGAVTSPFRGMVTKIKVKEGDKVKKGDVIVVLEAMKMEHPIESPVEGTVERILIDEGDAVNVGDVIMIIK
- a CDS encoding CBS domain-containing protein produces the protein MELTVVQREILQELINLYREKNRPIKGTEIALRLNRNPGTIRNQMQALRALDLVDGVPGPKGGYVPTSKAYRALGLEDEGEIIVPIYKDGKKVEGVKVVKIEFDTVSHEKCCSSKIHIEGDTKHFNIGDIIRVGPTYHNKIIINGKIIGRDDIHRILLIDVLGVSSIPNIKVGDVGIKEVWTINPNCTLRETAKLFAEKYISGAPVVDNDKLVGVISLHDIAENIDNIDKKVKEVMRRDVITIHKDEKIYDALKIMNKNNVGRLVIVDDNNKIVGIITRTDILKIISGKFPENFHT
- a CDS encoding class I SAM-dependent methyltransferase, producing MNYITSKIAKEILNSQSEEIFLNLDLNKTEKKEKILIDREKKIAKFPEGDVSFDILKKIAKDEGHIYFIKDGEVFKAAISNNGYYKLVPTIPPTIEINGIRMHRTKEVNPYEDTLNKINAVKVKKGEKVLDTCMGLGYTAIEAYRRGAEVITIEKNPNVLELAKINPYSEELFKGGIKIILGDAYDVIKRFKDEEFDVVIHDPPRFSLAGHLYSEEFYKEIFRVLKPGGRLFHYVGNPGKKYRGKDLQKGVMERLRKVGFVNVKRVEEALGVVAVKPRD